From the Companilactobacillus ginsenosidimutans genome, the window GAGTTGGATCTTTATGAAGGTCACGCTTAGTAGTTACACCCAAAGCAGTTGGTAACGCTGGAATCTCAATCCCACTATCATCACCAATTACCGGACGTAAAATTTTATTTGATAAAAATTCAGCCTTATGAACCGCATTATTTTCATAGCTATCAGTACTTTCCTCTGGAAATTTAACAGCTTCAAAATAGTCGGTATACTGAGCAGTTTCAAGGCCAAAGAATTCTAAATCTTTTTGTAAATCAACTGCTTTGAGCGGGTTATTTGATGCAATTAACCATTTCGTCAATTGGAAACTCCTTACTTCTCAAACCAAATTGGTCGGATTTTATTAATTAAGTAAAACGAACCAGTGAATATCAACAAACTATTATTTTCAGCTTGCAACTTACGCGCAGACTCAACAGCCTGCTTAATTGAGTCAGTCAAAATCAGTCGGTCGTCCACACTCTTAGGACTATCCGAGAAAGTTTTCATCAAGTCGGTTGCAGCCAAGTGGCGCTTATCATTGTCTGGACTAGTAATGATAAAAGTCGCCGGCAAATCTAATAATCGATCAACACATTTTTGATACTGTTTATCTGCTAGAAATCCCACCACAAAAACCAAATCATCAGTCGAATTGATTTTTTCTAAACTATCAACTAAGCCATTGATGGCGTTAATATTGTGTGCACCATCAATCAAAACAGGTGGCGTTTTTTGAATCAGTTCCATTCGGCCCGGCAATGTCACTTCTTGAAGCATCCTTTGTAAATTCTCTAAAGTGATCTTCCTACCTGAGTTCTGATTAAAAACGGCAACCCAATTCAAAACATTTTGCAAATTAGTAATTTGATACAATCCACCCAAGTTAAAGTATTGGTCAGATAATTTCTTATCCTCAAAATACAAGCTAATGATTGAGTGAGTTAAATCTTCTTCATCCAATAAAACTGTATTCTGACTAGAATTATAGAGTCGGACATTTTGCCGGTCTGCCTCATTTTGTAAAATATGAATCACTTTTGGTGACTGTTTGGGATAACTAATTACCGTCATGCCTGGCTTGATAATTTTTGACTTAGTCGTCGCAATTTCTTCAATCGTTGAACCGAGGATATTCATGTGGTCCATCGCAATCTTCGTGAAAATGGCGTACTTAACATTGCGGGTAGCATTAGTAGCGTCAAACTCACCACCAAGCCCACACTCATAAACTACGTAATTTACATGTTTTTTTGCGAAAAAAATTGTCGAAATCAAGTACCAGGTTTCAAACATTGAGAAATCAGCTTGAGTTAGATTAATTTTCTCAAAAGCAACTACCAAATCTTGGTAGCATTCAATAAAATCCGTATAAGAAATCAATTCACCATTTAGTTGAATCTGTTCGCGGTCATCATACATCGGTGGACTAGAAAATAGACCCACGTCGAAATCAGCGCCAGTCAAAAGATGCCGAATCATCGTCGAAGTCGAACCCTTACCGTTAGTACCGCAAATATGGATCGTTTCAAATTCCATATCTGGTGAGCCGGCAGCCGCCAAAACTTCTTGTAACAGCGGAATTCTTGAACCGGTATCTTTATATTTCATTACATCAGGTATCTGTGAAATTATCTTATCGAACTGAATTTTTTCAGTCATCGCAAGATCTCCTAGTTATATTTAATTTCCTCAAGAAATTCCATCTTTTTGTCTCGATCACGGAAAACTCCGCTGTAAAACGTGGTAGTAGTCTTACTAGCAGTTTTTTGAACCCCTCGCATCTCAACACACATGTGTCTAGCCGTAACAATCACAGCAACCCCTTGTGGTGCAAGCAGCTTATTTAATCTCGTACCGATTTCACTAGTAATATTTTCTTGAACATTGGGCTTTCTAGCAACAAAATCCACCAAACGTGGAATCTTGCTCAAACCAATGATCTTCCCATTTTTAGGCTCATATCCCACAGTCACCTTTCCAAAGAACGGCAACAAATGGTGTTCGCACATTGAATAAAAAGGGATATCCTTCACAATGACATTTTCACCATCAACTAAATTACTCGATTGAAAAATTTTTGAATCATTGAATTCTGGTTCCTCAAGTGAACTAAAAATTTCGGAATACATTCTGGCAACACGTGCAGGTGTCTCTTGAACACCCTCCCTATCAGGGTCGTCGCCAACTGCCTTAAGAATATTTTTAACACTATCTTCAATTATTTTCTGATTATCAGGAGTCATATTTACGCTTCCTTAGCTATTTTCACTATATATTGTTGCCCATTTAATTTGTCAGCTGCTGCCTGTATACGTTTTTTATATGGATTATCAGCATCGATAATTTCCAGCAGCGGAATTAACACAAAAAGCCGATTGAACATTTCAGCATGAGGCACATCCAATTCAGAGTCGTGAATAATTTCATCCCCAAACAATTCAATATCCAGATCCAACGTCCGCGGACCCCAACGAACCGTGCGCACACGCTTATATTTAATTTCTAACTCATGTAGAAAGTTTAATAGTTCATGAGCATCCAAACTGGTGTCAATCTTGATAACAGCATTGATGAATTGATCTTGCTCTACTCCCCCGACTGGGTCAGTCAAATAATAGGAAGAACTCTTCACACCTGTTATCTCAGGATGGTTCTGTAAATCTTTAATAGCACTAGCAACAATATCTTCAGACTTTCCCATATTGCTGCCAATACCAATGTAGGCAATTGTTTCTGGCATTATTTATCCGACACTTCCACTTCAGCACTATCGATAATTCCGTTAATTGGTAGATTTTTCTTTTTTATACTGACAATAACATTGTCCAATTGGTCAGAATAATCGGCTTTAATTGATTGTAAAATGGTTACCGCCAAGGTTTCAATTAGTTTGATTTCTGGTCGTGAAACAATTTCAGCGACCATTTTATAAACAGGACCATAATTAATCGTGTTTTCCAATTTGTCTTCCAGTAGAACTTCATTGTCGACCGGCTTGGCATCAAGCTCAACATTGACGATAATGTCTTGGCCAACTGCGCGTTCTTCTGGATAAACGCCAATATGCGCATGAAATTGCATTTCATTCAATTTTATTTTAAGCAAAGTTGATTCCCCTTTCAGCTTTTATAACAAAATAGGCTAAATCCGAATATTATATTATTAATTATCAATATAAGTTCATTTTTCGTGTGTCTAAATTTTACCACGACAGCTTAATAAATAGAAATTGTGAGTTTGGGTGTAGTAAACTTAATATACTTGGAAAAAGGAGATAATTATGACAAAATATCAAATTTACTTTGTTCGACATGGGCGCACTTTTTACAACAAGCTCCACAAAATGCAAGGTTGGTCTGACTCACCTCTACTTCCTGAGGGCGTTGAGGTTGCCAAAACAGCTGCTAAGGCATTGAGTGACGTCGATTTTAATTTGGCTTACTCCTCAGATACACGTCGTGCAATGGCGACTGCTAAAATTATCATGCACGAAAATAAAAACGATCTTAAGCGTCACACAATTAAAGAATTCCGTGAACAATTTTATGGATATTTTGAAGGCATGTTTGCCAAAGAAGTATGGTTCATCACGGGTGACCAGCATGGAACTCCTACCTATTTAGGAATAGTTGATAAATATGGTTTGGATGCCACATTTGATTTGATGAAGGAAGCTGATCCATTCCACTTCGCAGAAAATTCCGAAGAATATTGGAAACGTATCGATCATGGGTTTGAAAAGCTAGACAAAGTTGCCAAAGATGGCGACAAAGTGTTGCTAGTATCACACAGCACAACTATTTACTCGTTGGCAGAACGCTATCACATACCTGAACTAGAAATAAATGAGACGCCAAAAAATTCCAGTCTAACTATTCTTGACCGTGAAGATGGCGTGAATTCAATTTCAACCTACAATAAAGTTTTAAAATAATAAATAACCAAGGAGATAATAATGGCAAAATATCAAGTTTATATTGTTCGACATGGTAAAACCTGGTTCAACCGTTACGACAAAATGCAAGGTTGGTCAGATTCACCCCTTGCTCCAGACGGTGTTGAGGTCGCCAAAAAAGCAGCTGAAGCATTGAAAGACGTCGATTTCAGTGCGGCATTCTCATCAGACGCCAGACGCGCCATTGACACATGTAAAATCATCGTCGATGCTAACAAGGATCACGATAAAATCACACCAGTTAAGCTCCCAGAATTTCGAGAAGAATTTTACGGCTATTTCGAAGGTAACAATTCACCGGAAACTTGGTTCATCGTAGGACAACCTCACGGTGCCGAGACTTATGGTGAGTTAGTAGCAAAATGCGGCATGGACGCTAGTAAAGATTTTCTCAAAGAAGCTGACCCATTCCACGACGCTGAAAACGCTGAGGAATACTGGGAACGAGTAAACAAAGGCTTCAAGAAGCTAGATGACGTAGCCAAAGATGGTGACAAAATCCTACTAGTATCACACGGAACAACCATCCGTTCAATCACTGACCGTTATAACGCTGGGAACTTCGACATCACAGTCAGTCCAAGAAACGCCAGCTTAACTATCATGGAAGTAGATGGCGATGAACGAAAAGTAACCACATATAATAAAATGTTAAACTAAGTACTCAAAAAGACCATCACTGGGCGATAACAGTGATGGTCTTTTTTGTTTAGGCGGTATACATATATGGGGATATAAGTATTTCTAATGAAAGAAAATCGATAGTGTTATTTCGGAACAACTACACCCTTTTTGAGGATTAAGTTTCCGTACAATGCGGTTTCACCAGATTGGATAATGGCAAAGCAATCGCGGGAATACTTGTAGAAATTTTGTCGTTCAATCGTTTTAATGTTGTATCCCGGATAAGCTTTATCAAGATCTTCCTTATAAGTGTCCCAAATGGTTGGTCTTGGGTCACCTTCAACAGTCTCCATTAAAATCGCTTGATAATCAGAATAAGGGTCTAGAGGCATCAATTGTAAAATATCCTCTAATAAGGTTGGAACCCCTATTCCATCAGCACGAATTACTCTTTGACTGTTGGTCATAGCTGGATAATTTCCATCCGCAATCAAAATTTCATCGCCATGCCCCATCTCCATGAGGCATTTAACTAGTTCTGGTGATAATTCTTTTGGAATGTTGTTTAACATATGTTTATCCTTCTTTCGTTTCCCAGTATTTTTCAATATCTTCAAGTGATCTACCTTTAGTTTCTAGAACATACTTGTGGATGTACCAAACAGCGAATAGCGATAATGCTGCGAAGAAGTAGAAAATGTTAATTCCAATTGCTTCAAGTATGATTGGGAATACTAATGAGAACAAAGCATTGAATAAATATTGAGTGAAAGTGATAACACCCATTCCTAGGGCTCTGGCTTTTAGAGGTAAGATTTCTGGTACGTATGACCAGAATACTGGACCAAGTCCGAAACCAAACATAAATACATACAAGAAAATTGAAACGATGGCAACTGTTGCATTGTTTGACCAAATACATAGAGCAATGGCTGGCAATACCTGACCACCTAGACTAATTTCCAATAACTTCTTACGACCGAGTCTATCAATAAATGGTAGTGAAACTAAAGTTGAAATAACCAAGGCTCCACCAACACCAAAGTCAGCAATAATACTTGCGTTTGCTAAACCTAAATTGTGGAAAATCTCAGGTGCATAATATACGGCTGCATTAATTCCGGTAAATACTTGGAAAGCTGTTAAGACGAATAACAGTGTTAATACAGGTCTGAATGTTCCGAATAGTTCTTTTAGACCAGCTTCTTTAGTCTTCAAACTGTTTTGAATATCAGTGATTTCACCTTCGATTTCTTTATCTGAAACACGAACCTTTTTCAAAACTCTTCTTGCCTTGTCAACTTGATGATCTCTGATCAACCAACGAGGACTTTGTGGGCTACAAAACATACCGATTGTGAAGATGGCAGCAGGAATGACTCCTAATCCTAAAGTCCATCTCCAGTCATTTGTTGGTAAATTGTAAGCTCCGACTCCATAGGCGGCCAAGATACCAACGTTAACACTTAACTGATACAGGGAGGACATCAATCCACGAATATGCTTTGGTGCCAATTCTGATAAGTAAATTAATCCATACATGTTGGCAACACCAGCTGCGATTCCCAGGATGAATCTAGCAGCCATTAAATATGCTGTCGATGTTGCAAATGCTGATAATAAACTACCGACAATAAAGACGATACCACCGATAATCAAGACATTACGTCTTTCAATTTTTTTCTCAAGTCCGGTAAATACCACGATTGATGGTAAGGCACCGAAGAGTAAGAAACTAACTACTAAACCTTTTGTTGTTGCATTCAATCCAAAGGAATTTGTGATTGAAGGGAGAGCCAAGGAAATTGCACCTGAATCGTATCCATATAATAACCCAGCAAATCCACCCAGAATTGCAAAGATGTATACGACAGGGGCAGTTTTCGGCTTAACTGTTTCTTCTACTGAAGTTTCTTGTTCATTAAGTTCCACATTCGTAACCTCCACTATTCAACTTCATAATCATGAAGTATTTTTTCAAAATCTCTAGAACGTTCATCTAAATTAATTGAATTAAGCTTTTGTGGGGTTACACATTTGCTTTCGAATGAATTGTTTAAAATGTCGATACGTTCATCTTCATCCTTAATCAATCCTAAAGTTTTATATTGTGAAAGAACATTTCCAAGAACACTTGCTTCTGTCGGACCAATTACTACGTTTGTTTGACAGAAATCTGCTGTTAGTTGAACCAGTAAGCTATTCTTCGTCCCCCCTCCAAACATATAGATTGTGTCAATTGATTCATTTGTTGCCTTCTCTAATTCAATAATTGTTTGATGATAACTTAAAGCTAAACTTTCAAAAACAATTAGTAATAATTCACCACGACTTTGTGGCAAACGTTGATTAGTTTTCTTCAAGAACTCAATAATTCTTTCTTCCATATCACTTGGTTCAGAGAAACATGCCGCATTTGGATTGATGTAACTACCAATATGTTCAGCATTCTCAGCTTGTTTGACCATTTCGCCAAACTCCACCATTTCCCCTTTAAATGACCATTCCTTTTGTAATTCCTGAACAATCCATAACCCAGTAATATTTTTCAAAAGACGATTGCTTCCATCGAAACAACCTTCATTCGTTAAACCAGCTTCAAATGCATCTGAGCTGATTACCGGACTCGCAGTTTGTTGCCCTACGATTGACCAAGTTCCGCAACTGATAAATGCTGCATTTTTTCTTTCTGAACCGGTCATAGGTAATGAGTAAACTGCAGCACCTGTATCATGTCCAATGCCATTAATCACTTGAATGTCTGGATCAAGGTGCATCTCTTTAGAAATTTCGGGCAAAATCTTACCTAGAACTTTTCCACCCTTTGAGATCTCCCCAAACCATTCTTTTTTCAGACCCAATTGGTCCAAAACTTCAGTACTGAGCTCTCGAGTTTCCCCATCCAGCAATCCGCTAGTTGAAGCAATAGTATATTCGTTTGACTCAATTCCACTAAAGAAATATTCGACTAAATTTGGCATGAACATAATGTGCGATACTTCATTTTTAAGATAAGGATGTAAATTCATATCAGCAAATAGCTGATAGTTTGAATTAATTAAATCAGGTTGAATACCAGATTGTTCAAACATCTCTTGAGGCGAAACTTTTTCATGTAACGCATCAGAATATTTTTTTGTTCTAGTATCCCGATAACTGTGAGGAGTAGCTAACATGTTTCCATCATTACCTACAAACCCATAATCAACACCCCAGGTATCAACACTCAAACTGTCAATTTTTTCCAAATCACGTTGAGCAATTGCTAACCCATATTTGATTTCTTGGAATATTTTCAAATAATCCCAATAAAGTGAGTTTGTAATATTAATTGGTTGGTTAGAAAAACGAAATTGTTCTTTTAATTCCAATTTTCCATTTTCTAATGATGAGGAGATAATTCTACCTGAACTTGCACCCAAATCGACTGCTATCACATTATGTTTCATTTAGATACACATCCATTCATTTTAATCGTATAGTGGTCCAAATGCTTTACATGCATTGAAATCTGCTGCTTCAAGGTTTTCTGTTCCAAGTGAAGCCCATGAACGTGGTCTGAAGATCTTATCTTCGTCAACGTTATGCATATTTACAGGGATACGTAAGATTGAAGCTAATGTGATTAAATCAGCACCAATATGGCCATAACTAATAGCACCATGGTTTGCACCC encodes:
- a CDS encoding bifunctional folylpolyglutamate synthase/dihydrofolate synthase, which encodes MTEKIQFDKIISQIPDVMKYKDTGSRIPLLQEVLAAAGSPDMEFETIHICGTNGKGSTSTMIRHLLTGADFDVGLFSSPPMYDDREQIQLNGELISYTDFIECYQDLVVAFEKINLTQADFSMFETWYLISTIFFAKKHVNYVVYECGLGGEFDATNATRNVKYAIFTKIAMDHMNILGSTIEEIATTKSKIIKPGMTVISYPKQSPKVIHILQNEADRQNVRLYNSSQNTVLLDEEDLTHSIISLYFEDKKLSDQYFNLGGLYQITNLQNVLNWVAVFNQNSGRKITLENLQRMLQEVTLPGRMELIQKTPPVLIDGAHNINAINGLVDSLEKINSTDDLVFVVGFLADKQYQKCVDRLLDLPATFIITSPDNDKRHLAATDLMKTFSDSPKSVDDRLILTDSIKQAVESARKLQAENNSLLIFTGSFYLINKIRPIWFEK
- the folE gene encoding GTP cyclohydrolase I FolE; the encoded protein is MTPDNQKIIEDSVKNILKAVGDDPDREGVQETPARVARMYSEIFSSLEEPEFNDSKIFQSSNLVDGENVIVKDIPFYSMCEHHLLPFFGKVTVGYEPKNGKIIGLSKIPRLVDFVARKPNVQENITSEIGTRLNKLLAPQGVAVIVTARHMCVEMRGVQKTASKTTTTFYSGVFRDRDKKMEFLEEIKYN
- a CDS encoding histidine phosphatase family protein; the encoded protein is MAKYQVYIVRHGKTWFNRYDKMQGWSDSPLAPDGVEVAKKAAEALKDVDFSAAFSSDARRAIDTCKIIVDANKDHDKITPVKLPEFREEFYGYFEGNNSPETWFIVGQPHGAETYGELVAKCGMDASKDFLKEADPFHDAENAEEYWERVNKGFKKLDDVAKDGDKILLVSHGTTIRSITDRYNAGNFDITVSPRNASLTIMEVDGDERKVTTYNKMLN
- a CDS encoding histidine phosphatase family protein, whose translation is MTKYQIYFVRHGRTFYNKLHKMQGWSDSPLLPEGVEVAKTAAKALSDVDFNLAYSSDTRRAMATAKIIMHENKNDLKRHTIKEFREQFYGYFEGMFAKEVWFITGDQHGTPTYLGIVDKYGLDATFDLMKEADPFHFAENSEEYWKRIDHGFEKLDKVAKDGDKVLLVSHSTTIYSLAERYHIPELEINETPKNSSLTILDREDGVNSISTYNKVLK
- the folK gene encoding 2-amino-4-hydroxy-6-hydroxymethyldihydropteridine diphosphokinase; translation: MPETIAYIGIGSNMGKSEDIVASAIKDLQNHPEITGVKSSSYYLTDPVGGVEQDQFINAVIKIDTSLDAHELLNFLHELEIKYKRVRTVRWGPRTLDLDIELFGDEIIHDSELDVPHAEMFNRLFVLIPLLEIIDADNPYKKRIQAAADKLNGQQYIVKIAKEA
- a CDS encoding RbsD/FucU family protein, whose amino-acid sequence is MLNNIPKELSPELVKCLMEMGHGDEILIADGNYPAMTNSQRVIRADGIGVPTLLEDILQLMPLDPYSDYQAILMETVEGDPRPTIWDTYKEDLDKAYPGYNIKTIERQNFYKYSRDCFAIIQSGETALYGNLILKKGVVVPK
- a CDS encoding sugar porter family MFS transporter → MELNEQETSVEETVKPKTAPVVYIFAILGGFAGLLYGYDSGAISLALPSITNSFGLNATTKGLVVSFLLFGALPSIVVFTGLEKKIERRNVLIIGGIVFIVGSLLSAFATSTAYLMAARFILGIAAGVANMYGLIYLSELAPKHIRGLMSSLYQLSVNVGILAAYGVGAYNLPTNDWRWTLGLGVIPAAIFTIGMFCSPQSPRWLIRDHQVDKARRVLKKVRVSDKEIEGEITDIQNSLKTKEAGLKELFGTFRPVLTLLFVLTAFQVFTGINAAVYYAPEIFHNLGLANASIIADFGVGGALVISTLVSLPFIDRLGRKKLLEISLGGQVLPAIALCIWSNNATVAIVSIFLYVFMFGFGLGPVFWSYVPEILPLKARALGMGVITFTQYLFNALFSLVFPIILEAIGINIFYFFAALSLFAVWYIHKYVLETKGRSLEDIEKYWETKEG
- the folB gene encoding dihydroneopterin aldolase, with product MLKIKLNEMQFHAHIGVYPEERAVGQDIIVNVELDAKPVDNEVLLEDKLENTINYGPVYKMVAEIVSRPEIKLIETLAVTILQSIKADYSDQLDNVIVSIKKKNLPINGIIDSAEVEVSDK
- a CDS encoding rhamnulokinase; the protein is MKHNVIAVDLGASSGRIISSSLENGKLELKEQFRFSNQPINITNSLYWDYLKIFQEIKYGLAIAQRDLEKIDSLSVDTWGVDYGFVGNDGNMLATPHSYRDTRTKKYSDALHEKVSPQEMFEQSGIQPDLINSNYQLFADMNLHPYLKNEVSHIMFMPNLVEYFFSGIESNEYTIASTSGLLDGETRELSTEVLDQLGLKKEWFGEISKGGKVLGKILPEISKEMHLDPDIQVINGIGHDTGAAVYSLPMTGSERKNAAFISCGTWSIVGQQTASPVISSDAFEAGLTNEGCFDGSNRLLKNITGLWIVQELQKEWSFKGEMVEFGEMVKQAENAEHIGSYINPNAACFSEPSDMEERIIEFLKKTNQRLPQSRGELLLIVFESLALSYHQTIIELEKATNESIDTIYMFGGGTKNSLLVQLTADFCQTNVVIGPTEASVLGNVLSQYKTLGLIKDEDERIDILNNSFESKCVTPQKLNSINLDERSRDFEKILHDYEVE